A genomic window from Antedon mediterranea chromosome 4, ecAntMedi1.1, whole genome shotgun sequence includes:
- the LOC140046520 gene encoding multivesicular body subunit 12B-like, whose product MVEKILPPDYPITDIFIVSEKSYCPSGYQVIDLTTDGQDADLWKDSFLKKTKRYLCFTRKLPTPDGSNTMVLKDLAIIKENGQTPERYTALNVTKDTAEPSLKKKQIMVQYANRVTSGPAICEVFLTKNTKYPIAESHGRGEINGLTLSIRYGTGPKPAPILTAVPEPTPRPRPVPAPRTQLTPNTQSAPITRSGTMRAHQLHYQPLDGVTFQINSTFKSLNSMSSYYVPKIPYLTPEQIEEKYKYDFQTERIAERRIVNP is encoded by the exons ATGGTTGAAAAAATTCTTCCACCAGATTATCCAATCACAGACATTTTTATAGTTTCAGAAAAATCATATTGTCCATCGGGATACCAGGTG ATTGATTTAACTACAGATGGACAAGATGCAGACTTGTGGAAAGATTCTTTCCTCAAAAAGACAAAGAGATATTTATGTTTCACTAGGAAGCTACCAACACCAGAT GGCTCTAATACTATGGTGCTAAAAGACTTagcaataataaaagaaaatggaCAAACGCCTGAGAGGTACACAGCGCTGAATGTAACAAAAGACACAG CTGAACCAAGTTTAAAAAAGAAGCAAATAATGGTACAATATGCTAATAGAGTAACATCAGGGCCAGCAATTTGTGAAGTGTTCTTgactaaaaatacaaaatatcctATTGCAGAATCACATGGTAGGGG AGAAATAAATGGTTTAACATTATCAATAAGGTATGGAACAGGACCCAAACCAGCACCAATATTAACAGCAGTACCCGAGCCaacacctaggcctaggcctgtacCCGCCCCAAG AACACAGTTAACGCCAAATACCCAGAGTGCACCCATCACTAGAAGTGGAACAATGAGAGCTCATCAGTTACATTATCAAC CTCTAGATGGTGTGACATTTCAAATCAATAGTACTTTCAAAAGTTTAAATTCAATGTCTAGT TACTATGTACCGAAAATTCCGTACTTAACACCTGAACAGAtagaagaaaaatataaatatgatttcCAAACAGAGAGAATTGCGGAGAGAAGAATTGTAAATCCTTAG